One Microvirga lotononidis genomic window carries:
- a CDS encoding helix-turn-helix domain-containing protein, with translation MLLTVEQAAEELKVHPKTVLRYIREGRLQATRIGKAYRIDRAKLDAFAGVASGRTRPPHGVRATVIVEIPALTTEAAERMATFLGAAALGGDAETRPLHFNTAFDPTSGDLKIVLVAAPSDAARLLELIELQLGLSR, from the coding sequence ATGCTTTTGACGGTCGAACAGGCCGCCGAAGAGCTGAAAGTCCATCCCAAAACCGTTCTCCGGTACATCCGCGAAGGCCGCCTCCAAGCCACGCGGATTGGCAAGGCTTATCGTATCGACCGCGCCAAGCTTGACGCTTTCGCCGGCGTGGCAAGTGGGAGGACCCGGCCTCCTCACGGTGTCCGCGCGACCGTTATTGTCGAGATTCCGGCCCTAACCACCGAAGCGGCCGAGCGCATGGCGACCTTCCTCGGCGCCGCGGCCCTGGGAGGCGACGCCGAAACCAGACCGCTGCATTTCAACACGGCCTTTGACCCGACCAGCGGTGATCTAAAGATCGTGCTCGTCGCCGCTCCGTCCGATGCCGCAAGACTGCTCGAGCTTATCGAGCTGCAACTGGGACTTTCGCGATGA
- a CDS encoding GatB/YqeY domain-containing protein — MNDAAIENPGEAMKALLRRDLRAAMKRGDKDETAVLRELVAALDNAEAAPLRKEHPSLDRHSFSAGSAEVVRRVLTQEDVHAVLMGEIKVRVESAAELARLGAEARSIALNAEIRILRLYVQQ, encoded by the coding sequence ATGAATGACGCTGCGATTGAGAATCCGGGCGAGGCGATGAAAGCCCTGCTTCGCCGCGACCTACGCGCCGCTATGAAGCGGGGCGACAAAGACGAGACTGCTGTGCTTCGAGAGCTGGTTGCGGCACTCGACAACGCGGAAGCAGCGCCGCTTCGTAAGGAGCATCCATCCCTCGATCGACATTCCTTCAGTGCCGGATCGGCTGAAGTCGTGCGCCGGGTGCTCACGCAGGAAGACGTACACGCCGTGTTGATGGGCGAGATCAAAGTGCGGGTGGAGTCCGCTGCCGAGTTGGCACGATTGGGCGCAGAAGCGCGTTCCATCGCGCTCAACGCCGAGATCAGAATTCTGCGCCTCTATGTCCAACAATAG